In Brevibacillus brevis, a genomic segment contains:
- a CDS encoding OsmC family protein produces MQFEAKENGFVTHLSYGDLHVSGDEEYGFRPYQLMVSSIAVCSGGVLRKVLTKMRMPCSDMKVTAEVTRNEEKANRIEKIHLHFIIHGENLQEEKVKKAIEASRKNCPMVQSVQDSIVITESFELVS; encoded by the coding sequence ATGCAATTTGAAGCGAAAGAAAACGGTTTTGTGACCCATTTGTCTTATGGCGATTTGCACGTATCCGGCGACGAGGAGTACGGCTTCCGCCCGTACCAGCTCATGGTGTCATCCATTGCCGTGTGCAGCGGCGGGGTCTTGCGCAAGGTGCTGACCAAAATGAGAATGCCCTGCTCGGACATGAAAGTGACCGCCGAAGTGACTCGAAACGAGGAAAAGGCAAACCGGATCGAAAAGATTCACCTGCACTTCATCATTCACGGAGAAAATTTGCAGGAGGAAAAAGTGAAAAAGGCGATCGAAGCATCGCGGAAAAATTGCCCGATGGTACAGTCGGTTCAGGACAGCATTGTCATTACCGAATCGTTCGAGCTTGTTTCCTAG
- a CDS encoding nucleobase:cation symporter-2 family protein, whose product MEEHRESAQLVVGVDEKISIGKAFLLGMQHVLAMDLYIAPIIIAGLLTMDASSTSFFIQMCFLATGIGTLIQTGFGLRLPVVQGPSYVPIGALAAIGGKLGLNAMIGSLMPGALLMALMGYPLKWFAKAVRKFIPPLVGGTVIIIVGIALMPIGMGNIYHAPGDIWTNILIAAVSAVVLMTCMLLGKRVKVAGTFFRLVSVLIAIAVGTVTAACFGTVDFSPVKEASWLSLPKLFPYGAPVFDLSAVLTMLFVYMIIMIETTGTWFVVSTVTDSELTEHRLNRAAVGEGLGCFIGALFGGTPTTGYSSNAGLIAVTGVGSRMAIMAGGVILVALGLVPKLSTAITCIPEPVINGIFGIVCVAIVANGIKVIQHISIDDRNMMVIGIPILCTIAVTVLPKEALAGVPDFVNYILSSGITVGALATVILHLIIPEGKPKRQAAAIPVPVKQA is encoded by the coding sequence GTGGAAGAACATCGCGAGAGCGCTCAACTCGTCGTGGGCGTCGATGAAAAGATCAGTATCGGCAAGGCTTTTTTACTCGGCATGCAGCATGTGCTGGCCATGGATTTGTACATTGCTCCTATCATTATTGCGGGCCTGCTGACCATGGATGCGTCGAGTACGTCCTTTTTCATTCAAATGTGCTTTTTGGCGACCGGGATCGGGACGCTGATCCAGACAGGCTTCGGGCTTCGGTTGCCAGTCGTGCAGGGACCTTCGTATGTGCCGATTGGCGCCCTGGCTGCCATCGGAGGCAAGCTCGGCCTGAACGCCATGATCGGGAGCCTGATGCCGGGCGCCTTGTTGATGGCGCTCATGGGCTATCCGTTGAAATGGTTCGCCAAAGCGGTGCGCAAGTTTATTCCGCCGCTGGTGGGAGGGACGGTCATCATTATCGTGGGGATCGCCCTGATGCCGATTGGAATGGGCAACATCTATCACGCTCCCGGCGACATTTGGACCAATATTCTGATCGCCGCTGTGTCCGCGGTCGTGCTCATGACTTGCATGCTGCTCGGCAAGCGGGTGAAAGTGGCCGGGACGTTTTTCCGTCTCGTTTCGGTACTGATCGCCATCGCAGTCGGTACCGTCACTGCGGCTTGTTTTGGCACGGTCGACTTTAGTCCGGTGAAAGAGGCGAGCTGGCTGTCTCTGCCCAAGCTGTTCCCGTACGGCGCCCCTGTGTTTGACCTGAGTGCCGTGCTGACGATGCTGTTCGTCTACATGATCATCATGATCGAGACGACAGGCACCTGGTTTGTCGTTTCCACGGTCACCGACAGCGAGCTGACGGAACATCGCCTGAACCGCGCCGCAGTCGGGGAAGGGCTGGGCTGCTTCATCGGCGCCCTGTTCGGCGGGACACCTACCACCGGATATTCCTCCAATGCCGGTCTGATTGCCGTTACGGGCGTGGGAAGCCGCATGGCGATCATGGCGGGGGGCGTCATCCTCGTAGCTCTGGGTCTGGTACCCAAGCTGTCGACCGCCATCACCTGTATTCCGGAGCCGGTGATCAACGGAATCTTCGGCATTGTCTGCGTGGCGATCGTCGCCAACGGAATCAAGGTCATCCAGCACATCTCCATCGATGATCGAAACATGATGGTGATCGGAATCCCGATCCTGTGCACGATTGCCGTGACCGTGCTGCCCAAGGAAGCGTTGGCAGGGGTTCCTGACTTCGTGAACTACATTTTGTCCTCGGGGATCACCGTAGGGGCGCTGGCAACCGTTATCCTCCATCTGATCATCCCGGAAGGAAAGCCCAAAAGGCAGGCGGCAGCTATCCCGGTTCCTGTCAAGCAGGCCTAA
- a CDS encoding aromatic ring-hydroxylating dioxygenase subunit alpha: MIVQDTVLRNEWIVACRSADVQDRPLQITVMGERVVLFRNEQGVHAFKDLCIHRGAALSLGCVREGKLVCPYHGWEYESSGACVKIPQLPADQAIPGKARALPYGCRERYGFVWVNLNGNDPDLFALPEFDDPGFRNVIWGPQTVAAKPPRVVENFLDVGHLAVVHEGYLGVATHMEIGDYRVHRDENGIRTDEIAVFQPDPDGTGQAKHVYYTYEVLRPLTVKFTKRDRETDHEMSILLTVLPTDENQSVAFGVLSFNYETNLTDEEIIQFQDMIFAQDKPIVENQKPEDLPLDLQVELSLKCDRASIAYRQYLSELGVNLGTA, from the coding sequence ATGATCGTGCAAGATACCGTACTGCGAAACGAATGGATCGTCGCCTGCCGTTCGGCAGATGTGCAAGACCGTCCGCTTCAAATCACCGTCATGGGAGAACGGGTGGTTCTTTTCCGAAACGAGCAAGGTGTCCACGCATTCAAGGATTTGTGCATCCATCGAGGCGCCGCTTTGTCGCTCGGCTGTGTTCGCGAGGGCAAGCTCGTCTGCCCGTACCACGGCTGGGAGTACGAATCCTCCGGTGCCTGTGTGAAAATTCCGCAGCTGCCTGCGGACCAGGCTATACCGGGAAAAGCCCGGGCTCTTCCGTACGGCTGTCGCGAGCGCTACGGATTCGTCTGGGTCAATTTGAACGGCAACGATCCCGACCTGTTTGCCCTGCCGGAATTCGACGATCCCGGCTTCCGCAATGTCATCTGGGGCCCGCAAACCGTCGCCGCCAAGCCTCCGCGCGTAGTGGAGAACTTTCTGGACGTCGGCCATCTCGCTGTGGTGCATGAAGGCTATCTCGGTGTTGCCACGCATATGGAGATCGGGGACTACCGCGTCCATCGAGACGAAAACGGCATCCGCACGGACGAAATCGCCGTCTTCCAACCGGACCCGGACGGCACAGGACAGGCCAAGCACGTCTATTACACCTATGAGGTACTCCGGCCGCTGACCGTGAAATTCACCAAGCGCGACCGGGAAACCGACCATGAAATGTCCATTTTGCTGACCGTCCTGCCTACGGATGAAAACCAGTCGGTTGCGTTCGGTGTCTTGTCATTCAACTACGAAACGAATTTGACCGATGAGGAGATCATCCAGTTCCAGGATATGATTTTCGCCCAGGACAAGCCGATCGTGGAAAATCAAAAGCCGGAGGACCTGCCCCTCGATTTGCAAGTCGAGCTTTCCCTGAAATGCGATCGCGCCAGCATCGCCTACCGCCAGTACTTGTCCGAGCTGGGGGTCAACCTCGGCACCGCCTGA
- the cls gene encoding cardiolipin synthase, translating into MLLLEQIVAVITIGNVILAAVLIFMERRNIIATWAWLMVLLFLPGIGFVIYLVFGQKLSKRKLYRLKEGEFSHFRRAVDKQKQLLETGNLEVNDPAMERHRDMIHMNVVSDGAYYTQDNAVRIYTEGNSLFQEMFKEIEGAREHVHLLYYTIRNDGLGSELMELLVKKASEGVKVRLLYDAVGSAGIPSRFFRRLLEAGGEAVSFFPASFSLMNVRVNFRNHRKLTIIDGRVGYIGGFNIGDEYIGKKKLGHWRDTHLRIEGKAVYMLQARFFLDWNLSSPKRLAESIEFFPQIEGLDNGIGVQIVSSGPNSEKQQIKHGFLKMIYKARKKIYLQTPYFIPDDSVLTALKMAVMSGVDVRLMVPGKPDHLMVFWATHSYLGELLKSGVRCYLYEKGFLHAKTIVVDTQLASVGTANIDIRSFKLNFETNAFLYDTRMAEKLEELFMADLADCRELTMEEYMNRPIRFRIQESLTRLLSPIL; encoded by the coding sequence ATGTTGTTGCTCGAACAAATCGTCGCGGTCATCACGATCGGCAATGTCATACTGGCCGCTGTCCTTATCTTTATGGAACGGCGCAACATTATAGCTACCTGGGCATGGTTGATGGTACTACTGTTTCTGCCGGGGATCGGCTTTGTCATCTATTTGGTGTTCGGACAAAAATTAAGCAAAAGAAAGCTGTACCGGCTGAAGGAGGGAGAGTTTTCCCACTTTCGCAGAGCCGTGGACAAACAAAAGCAGCTTCTCGAGACCGGGAATCTGGAAGTAAACGACCCCGCCATGGAACGGCATCGGGACATGATCCATATGAACGTGGTCAGCGATGGGGCGTACTACACCCAGGATAACGCGGTTCGGATCTATACGGAAGGAAACAGCCTGTTTCAGGAAATGTTCAAGGAAATCGAAGGCGCGCGTGAGCATGTCCATCTGCTCTACTACACGATCAGAAACGACGGACTGGGCAGCGAATTGATGGAGCTGCTCGTCAAAAAGGCGAGCGAAGGAGTGAAGGTGAGGCTGCTTTACGATGCCGTTGGATCAGCTGGTATCCCATCCCGGTTTTTCCGGAGGCTCCTGGAAGCGGGGGGAGAGGCCGTATCGTTTTTCCCGGCATCGTTTTCCCTGATGAATGTCCGGGTCAACTTTCGCAATCACCGGAAGCTGACCATTATCGACGGGAGGGTCGGATACATCGGCGGCTTCAATATCGGCGACGAATACATTGGCAAGAAAAAGCTGGGGCATTGGCGTGACACGCATCTGCGGATCGAAGGAAAAGCGGTTTACATGCTCCAGGCACGCTTCTTCCTGGACTGGAACCTGTCCTCGCCGAAGCGGTTGGCAGAGTCGATCGAATTTTTCCCGCAAATCGAGGGTCTGGACAATGGGATTGGCGTGCAAATCGTATCCAGCGGTCCCAATTCCGAAAAGCAGCAGATCAAGCACGGTTTTTTGAAGATGATTTACAAGGCGAGAAAGAAAATCTACCTGCAAACGCCGTACTTCATACCGGATGATAGCGTGCTGACGGCACTGAAGATGGCGGTGATGTCGGGAGTGGATGTACGGCTCATGGTGCCCGGTAAGCCTGACCATCTGATGGTCTTCTGGGCGACGCACTCCTATCTGGGTGAGCTCTTGAAGAGCGGCGTCCGCTGTTATCTGTACGAAAAGGGCTTCCTGCATGCCAAGACGATCGTGGTCGATACCCAGCTGGCGTCGGTGGGAACGGCCAATATCGATATTCGCAGCTTCAAGCTGAATTTTGAGACTAACGCATTTTTGTACGATACGAGAATGGCGGAAAAGCTGGAAGAGCTGTTTATGGCGGACCTCGCCGACTGCCGGGAATTGACGATGGAGGAATACATGAACCGGCCGATACGCTTCCGGATCCAGGAGTCTCTGACGAGGCTGCTGTCGCCGATTCTGTAA
- a CDS encoding LysR family transcriptional regulator, with protein MRKVNLEQLEYVVEVAKTGSLSKAAQHFYVSLSAVSQAVSVLEAELGLLIFTRSRGRGAALTPEGQVIVAMAQDILRKVEELKAEAASYSSIVSGELRIATIPGPMHLLIDGVSLFKKEFPQVKIQLFEKGPHEILSGLAHNQLDIGLLVLSEEVIGQYSQFTYERLFAGKIVVGVSRHSPLALEKKISPEQLARQTLVLYEDDQIMAHVRRLEPLYGEFDILFTSNNVQAIHNAVLSGIGVTVGLDYSFNRPPSAGGQELVAIELELPDAQPIYYGWARLKGKHATPIAKKFIERLRIE; from the coding sequence ATGAGAAAAGTGAATTTGGAGCAGTTGGAATACGTCGTAGAGGTCGCCAAAACCGGTTCTCTTTCCAAAGCGGCCCAGCACTTCTATGTGTCGTTGTCGGCGGTCAGCCAAGCGGTTTCCGTCCTGGAAGCCGAATTGGGTCTCCTGATCTTTACCCGATCTCGGGGGAGAGGAGCGGCTTTGACGCCGGAAGGCCAGGTGATCGTAGCGATGGCTCAGGACATTTTGAGGAAGGTGGAGGAGCTCAAGGCCGAAGCGGCATCATACAGCAGCATCGTGAGCGGGGAGCTGCGGATCGCGACGATTCCCGGACCGATGCATCTGCTCATCGATGGCGTATCGCTGTTCAAAAAAGAGTTTCCCCAGGTGAAGATCCAGCTGTTCGAAAAGGGACCGCACGAGATACTGTCCGGATTGGCCCACAATCAGCTGGATATCGGGCTGCTGGTGCTCTCCGAAGAAGTGATCGGGCAGTATTCCCAGTTTACTTACGAAAGGCTGTTTGCGGGCAAGATCGTGGTGGGCGTGAGCAGGCATTCGCCGCTGGCGCTGGAAAAAAAGATTTCGCCGGAGCAGCTGGCGAGGCAGACGCTGGTGCTGTACGAGGACGATCAGATCATGGCGCACGTCCGCCGTCTTGAGCCGCTGTACGGAGAATTTGATATTTTGTTCACCTCCAACAATGTGCAGGCGATCCATAATGCCGTCTTGTCGGGAATAGGCGTCACGGTCGGCCTTGATTATTCCTTCAACCGGCCGCCGTCTGCGGGTGGTCAGGAGCTGGTTGCGATCGAACTGGAGCTGCCCGATGCGCAGCCGATCTATTACGGTTGGGCCAGACTAAAGGGAAAGCATGCGACCCCCATCGCCAAAAAGTTCATCGAGAGGCTTCGCATCGAGTGA
- a CDS encoding SDR family oxidoreductase translates to MTEKRVAVITGGASGIGRETALKFAQKGDRVVVADFNAAAGEETVSMIQAAGGEAIFVQTDVSKYEDVEALVEKAVATYGRIDVMFNNAGIGRVTPVPDLDWSHYHAVINVNQHGVAHGIMAAGKKMRELGIKGVIINTASVFGFLASPGTFAYHATKGAVIMMTKSAALELAVHGIRVIAVAPGAVDTPIIQGYKDSGQLASMKAKVMGNKLTQPQQIADSVYLLSLPEASAINGSVVMADEGYASFK, encoded by the coding sequence ATGACGGAGAAACGAGTAGCGGTCATTACAGGCGGAGCCAGCGGAATCGGACGTGAAACGGCCCTGAAGTTCGCTCAAAAAGGCGACCGGGTCGTGGTTGCGGACTTCAATGCGGCTGCCGGGGAAGAAACCGTCAGCATGATTCAAGCGGCTGGCGGGGAAGCGATTTTTGTCCAGACAGACGTATCAAAATACGAAGACGTCGAAGCACTGGTAGAAAAGGCAGTCGCCACGTACGGGCGCATTGACGTCATGTTCAACAACGCAGGAATCGGCCGCGTCACCCCCGTGCCGGATCTGGACTGGAGCCATTACCATGCTGTCATCAATGTCAATCAGCACGGTGTCGCCCACGGCATCATGGCGGCCGGCAAGAAGATGAGGGAATTGGGCATCAAAGGCGTCATTATCAATACGGCTTCCGTGTTCGGATTCCTGGCTTCTCCAGGCACATTCGCGTACCACGCTACCAAAGGAGCTGTGATCATGATGACCAAATCCGCCGCGCTGGAGTTGGCCGTTCATGGCATCAGAGTGATCGCGGTTGCGCCGGGCGCTGTGGATACCCCGATCATTCAAGGCTACAAGGATTCCGGCCAGCTCGCGTCCATGAAAGCCAAAGTAATGGGCAACAAATTGACGCAGCCTCAGCAAATCGCGGACTCCGTCTACCTGCTGTCCTTGCCGGAAGCGAGTGCGATCAACGGCAGTGTCGTCATGGCCGACGAAGGGTACGCTTCGTTTAAATAA
- a CDS encoding aminopeptidase: MKLIEISKRILTNCMALKAGESFLVVADDVKRELGEALWEAGRQLGAESVFLVMQEREKSGQEPPALVADAMKRADVVVCVTEHSLTHTKARKEAAANGTRLATMPGITEDMFLEGAIAADYSQVKVLTEKVTELLSAASTVRIEKDGKSLQFSIANRPGVPSTGMYVNPGESGNLPSGEAYIAPVEGSAEGQILVDGSISGIGKVDSPLLLTVQNGRITKAEGTTGERLLQILGEQDGRMLGEFGIGTNDKARITGVVLEDEKVYGTIHVAFGSNNTFGGTIVAGVHIDLVVKEPDVYLDDRLIMKKGQLLDLA, from the coding sequence ATGAAACTAATCGAAATCAGCAAGAGGATCCTGACGAACTGCATGGCTTTGAAAGCGGGCGAGTCTTTCCTGGTCGTCGCCGACGATGTCAAACGCGAGCTGGGCGAAGCTCTGTGGGAGGCCGGCCGGCAGCTGGGAGCCGAGTCGGTGTTCCTGGTGATGCAGGAGCGTGAAAAAAGCGGACAGGAGCCGCCTGCACTCGTGGCTGACGCGATGAAACGCGCGGATGTAGTCGTCTGTGTGACGGAGCATTCGCTGACCCATACCAAGGCGCGCAAAGAGGCGGCAGCCAACGGAACGCGACTGGCGACCATGCCGGGCATTACGGAAGACATGTTCCTGGAAGGCGCCATTGCAGCCGATTATTCGCAAGTGAAAGTTTTGACAGAGAAAGTAACCGAGCTGCTCAGCGCAGCGAGCACGGTTCGAATCGAAAAAGACGGCAAGAGCCTGCAATTTTCCATTGCCAATCGACCTGGCGTTCCGAGCACCGGTATGTACGTGAATCCGGGTGAGTCCGGCAACCTGCCGTCCGGAGAAGCGTACATCGCGCCGGTCGAAGGATCGGCAGAGGGGCAGATTTTGGTCGATGGCTCCATTTCCGGGATCGGAAAAGTGGACAGCCCGCTTCTGTTGACGGTGCAAAATGGCCGGATTACCAAAGCGGAAGGGACGACAGGCGAACGCCTCTTGCAGATCCTGGGCGAGCAGGATGGCCGCATGCTGGGTGAATTCGGGATCGGCACCAACGACAAGGCGCGCATCACCGGCGTCGTGCTGGAGGACGAGAAGGTCTACGGCACCATTCACGTGGCATTCGGCAGCAACAATACGTTCGGCGGAACGATCGTGGCAGGTGTCCACATCGACCTCGTCGTCAAGGAGCCCGATGTTTACCTTGACGATCGTCTGATCATGAAGAAAGGCCAACTGCTGGATCTGGCGTAA
- the mdh gene encoding malate dehydrogenase, with translation MTFRRKKVAVIGSGFTGATTAFILAQKELADIVLVDIPQLENPTKGKALDMMEASPVLGFDSTITGTADYKDIEGSDIVIITAGIARKPGMSRDDLVATNAAIMRSVAEQVKTHAPNSTVIVLSNPVDAMTYTFYKTSGFPKNRVIGQSGVLDTARFRTFVAMELNVSVEDVTGFVLGGHGDDMVPLLRYSYAGGIPLDKLIPQERLDAIVERTRKGGGEIVSLLGNGSAYYAPAASIVQMTEAILKDKKRILPSIAYLQGEYGYHDLYLGVPTLLGANGIEKVIELDLTAAEKAALDKSADSVRAVMKVAVQ, from the coding sequence ATGACATTCCGCAGAAAAAAGGTTGCCGTGATCGGCAGCGGCTTTACCGGAGCCACCACAGCATTCATCCTGGCGCAAAAGGAGCTGGCGGACATCGTGCTGGTGGACATTCCGCAGCTCGAGAACCCGACCAAAGGGAAAGCGCTGGATATGATGGAGGCTTCGCCGGTGCTCGGCTTTGACTCGACCATTACAGGAACCGCAGATTACAAGGACATCGAGGGCTCCGACATCGTCATCATCACGGCAGGCATCGCCCGCAAGCCTGGCATGTCCCGCGACGATCTGGTCGCCACCAACGCGGCCATCATGCGGTCGGTAGCGGAGCAGGTCAAGACGCACGCACCGAATTCGACGGTGATTGTCCTATCCAACCCGGTCGATGCAATGACCTACACCTTCTACAAGACATCCGGCTTCCCGAAAAACCGCGTCATCGGCCAATCGGGAGTGCTCGATACCGCGCGCTTCCGTACCTTCGTGGCGATGGAGCTGAACGTGTCCGTCGAAGATGTGACGGGCTTCGTCCTGGGTGGACACGGCGACGATATGGTGCCGCTGCTGCGCTACTCTTACGCAGGAGGCATTCCGCTGGATAAATTGATTCCCCAAGAACGCCTGGACGCTATCGTGGAGCGGACGCGCAAGGGCGGCGGAGAGATCGTCAGCCTGCTGGGCAACGGTTCCGCCTACTACGCTCCCGCCGCTTCGATCGTGCAAATGACGGAAGCGATTCTCAAGGACAAGAAGCGCATCCTGCCGTCGATTGCCTACCTGCAAGGCGAATACGGCTACCACGACCTGTACCTCGGCGTACCGACGCTGCTCGGCGCGAACGGCATCGAGAAGGTCATCGAGCTGGATCTGACAGCCGCGGAAAAGGCTGCGCTGGATAAGTCCGCCGATTCCGTACGGGCGGTTATGAAAGTGGCTGTGCAATAA
- the eutC gene encoding ethanolamine ammonia-lyase subunit EutC: MEQQLDFLVDKVVAELQKKLSEMAKTAPAPVSAGILEAKPAGDSQAPEAVSEAAGGQGWSAAPAEPEQRAMIPNPKCKEGLQELLDSTPARIGVWRTGVRPLTKTMLQLRRDHAAAVDAVYGEVQQSLLDEFSLFTVETQYDNTDNYLKRPDMGRILNEEGVRLIQERCQKNPQVQIVVSDGLSASAVDANLRDVLPSLTDSLKSYGLSCGTPFFVKGGRVASMDHIGEILQPEVLVLLIGERPGLVTAHSMSAYMCYRPRKGTVESDRTVISNIHRQGTSPIEAGAHIGTILSKMLEQKASGVKLVL, translated from the coding sequence ATGGAACAACAACTGGACTTTTTGGTAGACAAGGTAGTGGCGGAGCTGCAGAAAAAGCTGAGCGAAATGGCGAAGACGGCTCCGGCGCCAGTGTCTGCTGGCATCTTGGAAGCCAAACCCGCAGGGGACAGCCAAGCGCCTGAAGCGGTGTCGGAAGCAGCAGGGGGCCAAGGATGGTCCGCAGCTCCGGCGGAACCGGAGCAAAGAGCAATGATCCCCAACCCGAAGTGTAAGGAAGGTCTGCAGGAGCTGCTGGACAGCACTCCGGCACGGATCGGCGTGTGGCGTACAGGCGTCCGGCCTTTGACAAAGACCATGCTGCAGCTGAGACGGGACCATGCGGCGGCGGTCGACGCCGTGTACGGAGAGGTGCAGCAGTCGCTCCTGGACGAATTCTCGCTGTTTACGGTGGAGACGCAGTACGACAATACCGACAATTACTTGAAGCGCCCTGACATGGGGCGGATCCTGAATGAGGAAGGCGTGCGGCTGATCCAGGAGCGCTGCCAGAAAAACCCGCAAGTGCAGATCGTCGTCTCCGATGGCCTCAGCGCCAGCGCAGTGGATGCCAATCTGCGGGACGTGCTTCCATCCTTGACCGACTCGTTGAAAAGCTACGGACTATCCTGTGGCACGCCGTTTTTCGTCAAAGGCGGACGCGTGGCGAGCATGGACCATATCGGCGAAATCCTGCAGCCGGAAGTATTGGTGCTGCTGATTGGGGAGAGGCCAGGACTGGTGACCGCGCACTCGATGAGCGCCTACATGTGCTATCGTCCCCGCAAAGGAACGGTCGAATCGGATCGAACCGTCATCTCCAATATTCACAGGCAAGGGACTTCGCCCATTGAGGCGGGTGCGCACATCGGCACCATTCTGAGCAAGATGCTGGAGCAGAAAGCAAGCGGCGTGAAGCTGGTTTTGTAG
- a CDS encoding ethanolamine ammonia-lyase subunit EutB has product MNLKTTVLGQTYQFRDVKEVFAKANEDKSGDQLAGIAAADSRERVAAKQVLADMTLADIRNNPLLPAEEDEVSRVIEEGINEKIYSQIKNWSVAELREYLLSHQAGDSEIKRISRGLSSEMIAATAKLMSNLDLITAAAKIRNVSHCNTAIGQAGVLASRVQPNHPSDNVQGIKASLYEGLSYGIGDAVIGINPVIDTADSVKDILMMTKEVMDKWDIPTQNCVLAHVSTQMRAIRQGAPADLIFQSLAGSEKGNKAFGIDVALLNEADELMRKEGTSTGPNFWYFETGQGSELSSEAHFGIDQLTMEARCYGLARKYQPFIVNTVVGFIGPEYLYDSRQVIRAGLEDHFMGKLHGLPMGCDVCYTNHMKVDQNDMDNLGILLSAAGVNFVIGVAMADDVMLNYQSTSFHDIAAFREVLGLRPAPAFEKWLEKMGIMENGKLTAIAGDPTIFM; this is encoded by the coding sequence GTGAATTTGAAAACGACCGTCCTCGGACAGACGTACCAATTCCGTGATGTAAAAGAAGTCTTCGCGAAGGCGAACGAAGACAAATCGGGCGACCAGCTGGCAGGCATCGCCGCTGCCGATTCCCGCGAACGGGTGGCAGCCAAGCAGGTGCTGGCGGACATGACGCTCGCGGATATTCGCAACAACCCCCTCTTGCCCGCCGAGGAAGATGAAGTATCTCGCGTGATCGAAGAAGGGATCAACGAAAAGATTTACAGCCAAATCAAAAACTGGAGCGTCGCCGAGCTGCGGGAATATTTGCTGAGCCACCAGGCCGGGGACAGCGAAATCAAGCGGATCAGCCGCGGGCTGTCCAGCGAAATGATCGCGGCGACGGCCAAGCTGATGAGCAATCTCGATCTGATCACGGCTGCAGCCAAAATTCGCAACGTCAGCCACTGCAACACCGCCATTGGCCAAGCGGGCGTGCTGGCCTCGAGGGTGCAGCCGAATCACCCGTCGGACAATGTCCAGGGCATCAAGGCGTCGTTGTACGAAGGTCTCAGCTACGGAATCGGCGACGCCGTAATCGGGATCAACCCGGTCATCGATACAGCCGACAGCGTCAAGGACATCTTGATGATGACCAAAGAAGTGATGGACAAGTGGGACATTCCGACGCAAAACTGCGTATTGGCCCACGTCTCCACCCAGATGCGGGCCATCCGCCAGGGAGCGCCTGCCGATCTGATCTTCCAGAGCCTCGCGGGAAGCGAGAAAGGCAACAAGGCGTTCGGGATCGACGTAGCGCTCCTGAACGAGGCCGACGAGCTGATGCGCAAGGAAGGCACCTCGACGGGTCCGAACTTCTGGTATTTCGAGACAGGCCAAGGCTCGGAGCTGTCCTCGGAGGCCCACTTCGGCATCGATCAGCTGACGATGGAAGCCCGCTGCTACGGACTGGCCCGCAAGTACCAGCCGTTTATCGTGAATACGGTAGTCGGCTTCATCGGACCGGAGTACTTGTACGACAGCAGGCAAGTCATCCGTGCCGGACTGGAGGATCACTTCATGGGCAAGCTGCACGGACTTCCGATGGGCTGCGACGTGTGCTACACCAACCACATGAAAGTCGACCAAAACGACATGGACAATCTCGGTATTCTTCTGTCGGCAGCAGGCGTGAACTTCGTGATCGGGGTGGCGATGGCCGACGACGTCATGCTCAACTACCAGTCGACGAGCTTTCACGACATTGCGGCTTTCCGGGAAGTGCTCGGACTGCGGCCTGCGCCGGCATTCGAGAAGTGGCTGGAGAAGATGGGCATCATGGAAAACGGCAAGCTGACGGCAATAGCCGGCGATCCGACGATTTTCATGTGA